One part of the Sphingobacterium sp. LZ7M1 genome encodes these proteins:
- a CDS encoding superoxide dismutase produces MAFELEALPYPADALEPSIDKETMIIHHDRHHQAYVDNLNKAIAGTDAENLSLEEILKNVSKYPAAVRNNAGGVWNHDLFWKVLGPNAGGEPTGDLANDINATFGSFAELKKKLQEAGAGRFGSGWSWLIVGQDGKLDVVSTPNQDNPLMDVAEVKGTPIFGIDVWEHAYYLKYQNKRPAYLEEIFNVVNWDDVAKRYAEAKKG; encoded by the coding sequence ATGGCATTTGAATTAGAGGCGTTACCTTACCCAGCAGACGCATTAGAACCATCTATCGATAAAGAAACAATGATCATTCACCATGATCGTCACCACCAAGCATATGTAGACAACTTGAACAAAGCTATTGCAGGTACCGATGCAGAAAACCTTTCTTTGGAAGAAATCCTGAAGAATGTGAGCAAGTACCCAGCAGCAGTGAGAAACAATGCTGGCGGTGTATGGAACCATGATCTTTTCTGGAAGGTTTTAGGCCCAAATGCAGGTGGTGAGCCTACAGGAGATTTAGCAAATGATATTAATGCTACTTTCGGTTCATTCGCAGAATTGAAAAAGAAATTGCAAGAAGCAGGTGCTGGTAGATTCGGTTCAGGATGGTCTTGGTTAATCGTTGGTCAAGACGGTAAACTGGATGTAGTATCTACTCCTAATCAAGATAACCCTTTGATGGATGTTGCTGAAGTAAAAGGTACTCCAATCTTTGGTATCGATGTATGGGAACATGCTTACTACCTAAAATATCAGAATAAACGCCCAGCCTACCTAGAAGAGATCTTCAACGTAGTAAATTGGGATGACGTAGCTAAACGTTACGCGGAAGCTAAAAAAGGTTAA
- a CDS encoding nucleoside deaminase encodes MKVYNFEENPQQGIPSLDEQYMQEALKLAKKAFEEDEIPIGAIIVSNGKIIGKGYNMTERLNDVTAHAEMQAFTAAANFLGGKYLKDCTLYVTVEPCVMCAGASYWTQISKIVYGARDEKRGYSSIHEKIIHPKTIIQSGVLEKECAELMMSFFRNKR; translated from the coding sequence ATGAAGGTGTACAATTTCGAAGAAAATCCTCAACAAGGTATCCCCAGTCTTGATGAGCAGTATATGCAGGAAGCCTTGAAGCTTGCCAAGAAAGCCTTTGAGGAAGATGAAATCCCGATTGGTGCCATCATTGTGTCCAATGGAAAGATCATTGGCAAGGGCTATAATATGACCGAAAGGTTGAATGATGTAACAGCCCATGCAGAAATGCAGGCCTTTACGGCAGCGGCGAACTTTCTCGGAGGAAAGTATCTGAAGGATTGCACCCTTTATGTGACTGTTGAGCCCTGTGTAATGTGTGCCGGTGCAAGCTATTGGACCCAGATCAGCAAGATTGTCTACGGGGCCCGCGATGAAAAGAGAGGCTATTCCAGTATCCATGAAAAAATCATCCATCCCAAGACGATCATTCAGTCGGGCGTGCTGGAAAAGGAATGTGCCGAACTCATGATGTCTTTTTTTCGTAATAAACGTTGA
- a CDS encoding tRNA-binding protein, translating into MEKLISWEEFEQVDLRVGTILEVSDFPKARRPAYQLLVDFGEEIGTRKSSAQITAQYSKEELIGKQVVAVVNFPKKQIANFMSECLVTGFEDENGDIILTTVERKVPNGAKLK; encoded by the coding sequence ATGGAGAAGTTGATCAGTTGGGAAGAGTTTGAACAGGTGGATCTACGGGTAGGGACAATATTGGAAGTTTCTGATTTCCCAAAAGCCCGAAGGCCAGCCTACCAATTGCTGGTAGATTTTGGTGAGGAGATCGGGACCCGCAAGTCCTCCGCCCAAATCACTGCACAGTATTCCAAGGAAGAGCTCATTGGTAAACAAGTGGTGGCAGTCGTGAATTTCCCTAAAAAACAGATTGCCAATTTTATGTCCGAGTGCTTGGTAACGGGATTCGAGGATGAGAATGGAGATATTATTTTGACAACCGTGGAACGAAAGGTTCCGAACGGTGCAAAGCTGAAGTAA
- a CDS encoding porin family protein produces MKKILLGLAALFLCVQATQAQLLPSLKLGIKGAVNFSSLKSDGSWLNSDTKAGFQAGIWGRVGVAGFHVQPELYYTQKKAGYETEDGTNSEATFKSVDLPVLLGTRIGLGPIGVRIQAGPVFSFAHEGDIKSVANTDAYKKSSTGIIGGVGADISKFTVDLRYEHGLSNMSKDNAHKQKISMWSIGVGYSFL; encoded by the coding sequence ATGAAAAAAATCTTACTTGGATTAGCTGCCTTATTCTTATGCGTTCAGGCAACGCAAGCACAATTATTACCGAGCTTAAAGTTGGGTATTAAGGGCGCAGTAAACTTTTCGAGCTTGAAATCGGATGGTTCATGGTTGAATTCAGATACAAAAGCTGGATTCCAAGCAGGTATTTGGGGACGTGTAGGTGTTGCAGGTTTCCACGTTCAGCCGGAGTTGTACTATACGCAGAAAAAAGCTGGATATGAAACTGAAGATGGAACAAACAGTGAAGCAACCTTCAAGAGTGTTGATTTACCAGTTCTTTTAGGTACTAGAATTGGCTTAGGTCCAATCGGCGTACGTATCCAGGCAGGTCCAGTATTTTCATTCGCTCATGAGGGAGATATCAAATCGGTAGCCAATACAGATGCTTACAAAAAATCATCGACTGGAATCATCGGAGGTGTTGGTGCTGACATCAGCAAATTCACTGTTGACTTGAGATATGAACATGGCTTGAGTAATATGAGCAAAGATAATGCGCACAAGCAAAAGATCAGTATGTGGTCAATTGGAGTGGGTTACTCTTTCTTGTAA
- a CDS encoding succinate dehydrogenase cytochrome b subunit, which translates to MSKSKPVLTSSLGKKLIMSLTGLFLCTFLIVHLIGNLQLFKDDAGYAFNNYAYFMTHFTPIKVVSYLLYLSIIVHAVYALILTTKNKAARPIGYNQYDGNANSAWNSRNMGILGTVLLIFIVTHMQNFWFQYKFGTTPYVEYRTEISTGNQEVLQLDDIPSDYIGYVQYEDAGFEVVKSKDLYRQVAVTFQNPLLVGLYLLGMAALAFHLIHGFQSAFQTIGFNHRRYKGIIKTIGIWVFGIIIPILFASMPLYFYFVK; encoded by the coding sequence ATGAGTAAATCAAAGCCAGTATTAACATCTTCACTAGGGAAGAAACTAATCATGAGCTTGACGGGATTGTTCTTATGTACTTTCTTGATAGTTCACTTGATCGGTAACTTACAACTATTTAAAGATGATGCGGGGTATGCGTTTAACAATTACGCTTATTTCATGACCCATTTTACCCCGATTAAAGTAGTATCATACCTACTTTATCTTTCTATCATTGTTCACGCGGTTTATGCTCTTATCCTAACTACAAAGAACAAAGCAGCACGTCCTATTGGTTACAACCAGTATGATGGAAACGCAAACAGCGCTTGGAATTCTCGTAACATGGGAATCTTGGGTACTGTTTTACTAATTTTCATTGTTACACACATGCAAAACTTCTGGTTTCAGTACAAATTTGGAACTACTCCTTACGTAGAGTACCGTACTGAAATCTCAACGGGTAACCAAGAGGTTTTACAGTTAGACGATATTCCTTCAGATTACATCGGGTATGTTCAATACGAAGACGCTGGATTTGAAGTAGTTAAATCTAAAGATTTATACAGACAAGTGGCCGTTACTTTCCAAAACCCTTTATTGGTTGGATTGTACCTTTTAGGAATGGCAGCATTAGCTTTCCACTTGATCCACGGTTTCCAATCTGCATTCCAAACGATTGGTTTCAACCACAGACGTTACAAAGGCATCATTAAAACAATCGGAATATGGGTATTCGGAATTATTATTCCAATCCTATTCGCGTCTATGCCATTGTATTTTTATTTTGTTAAATAG
- a CDS encoding fumarate reductase/succinate dehydrogenase flavoprotein subunit, with translation MLDSRVPSGPLAEKWSKHKFEMKLVNPANKRKFTIIVVGTGLAGASAAAALAELGYNVKTFCYQDSPRRAHSIAAQGGINAAKNYQNDGDSVYRLFYDTIKGGDYRAREANVYRLAEVSVNIIDQCVAQGVPFAREYGGLLDNRSFGGAQVSRTFYARGQTGQQLLLGAYSALNRQIEAGKVKSYTRHEMLDLVKIDGEARGIITRDLITGEIEAHEGHAVLLCTGGYGNVFFLSTNAMGCNVTAAWRAHKRGAFFANPCYTQIHPTCIPVTGDHQSKLTLMSESLRNDGRVWVPKTIELAEKLRKGELKPKDIKEDDRDYFLERKYPSFGNLVPRDVASRNAKEMVDEGRGVGKTGVAVFLDFAEAIQRLGKDVVEAKYGNLFDMYYQITDENPYEQPMRIYPAVHYTMGGVWVDYNLMTTVPGLYCLGEANFSDHGANRLGASALMQGLSDGYFVIPYTVGDYLAKIGNFKPVDKNNPAFEQTRKEVEERINKLLALKGSKTVDDIHKKLGHIMWEYCGMARTAEGLEKAKGLIQDLRKEFWTDTKVLGQNEELNMSLEKAGRVADFLELGELMVDDALNRNESCGGHFRVESQTEEGEAKRNDDEYAYVAAWQYNGDNQPEILHKESLVFENVKLTQRSYK, from the coding sequence ATGTTAGATTCAAGAGTACCTTCAGGCCCTTTGGCCGAAAAATGGTCAAAACATAAATTTGAGATGAAGCTGGTCAACCCAGCCAACAAGCGTAAGTTTACCATTATCGTTGTTGGTACAGGTTTGGCAGGAGCATCTGCTGCCGCTGCATTAGCAGAATTAGGCTACAACGTTAAAACATTCTGTTATCAGGACTCTCCAAGACGTGCGCACTCTATTGCTGCACAAGGGGGTATTAACGCTGCGAAAAACTATCAAAACGACGGTGACTCAGTTTACCGTCTATTCTATGATACGATCAAGGGTGGTGACTACCGCGCTCGTGAGGCAAACGTATACCGTTTGGCTGAAGTTTCGGTAAACATCATCGACCAATGTGTTGCTCAAGGTGTTCCTTTCGCACGTGAATATGGTGGTCTATTGGACAACCGTTCATTTGGTGGTGCACAGGTATCACGTACGTTCTACGCACGTGGTCAAACGGGACAACAATTATTGCTAGGTGCTTATTCAGCGCTTAACCGCCAGATTGAAGCTGGTAAAGTAAAATCCTACACTCGTCACGAAATGCTAGATTTAGTAAAGATCGATGGCGAAGCTAGAGGTATCATTACACGTGACCTTATCACCGGTGAGATCGAAGCTCACGAAGGTCATGCGGTATTATTATGTACTGGTGGATACGGAAACGTATTTTTCCTTTCTACAAATGCAATGGGCTGTAACGTAACGGCTGCATGGAGAGCGCACAAACGTGGAGCTTTCTTTGCTAACCCTTGTTATACACAGATCCACCCTACTTGTATCCCAGTTACCGGTGACCATCAATCCAAATTGACTTTGATGTCAGAGTCCTTGCGTAATGATGGCCGAGTATGGGTTCCAAAGACAATTGAATTGGCAGAGAAACTTCGTAAAGGAGAATTGAAGCCTAAAGATATCAAAGAAGACGATCGCGATTACTTCTTGGAAAGAAAATACCCTTCATTCGGTAACTTGGTACCCCGTGACGTGGCTTCACGTAACGCTAAGGAAATGGTTGACGAAGGACGTGGTGTTGGTAAAACTGGAGTAGCGGTATTCCTGGACTTCGCTGAAGCGATCCAACGTTTAGGAAAAGATGTAGTCGAAGCTAAGTATGGTAACTTATTCGACATGTATTACCAAATTACTGACGAAAACCCATACGAGCAACCAATGCGTATCTACCCTGCGGTTCACTATACCATGGGTGGTGTTTGGGTTGACTACAACTTGATGACAACGGTACCAGGTTTATACTGTTTAGGAGAGGCTAACTTCTCTGATCACGGTGCTAACCGTCTAGGTGCTTCGGCATTGATGCAAGGTCTTTCTGATGGTTACTTCGTAATCCCTTACACTGTAGGTGATTACTTAGCGAAAATCGGAAACTTCAAACCTGTTGACAAAAACAATCCTGCATTCGAGCAAACCCGTAAAGAGGTTGAAGAAAGAATCAACAAGTTATTGGCCCTTAAGGGTAGCAAAACGGTTGATGACATCCACAAGAAATTAGGCCACATCATGTGGGAATACTGTGGAATGGCTCGTACAGCAGAAGGATTGGAAAAAGCAAAAGGCTTGATCCAAGATCTTCGCAAAGAGTTCTGGACTGACACGAAAGTATTGGGACAAAACGAAGAGTTGAACATGTCCCTAGAAAAAGCTGGCCGTGTTGCAGACTTTTTGGAATTAGGAGAATTAATGGTTGACGATGCTTTGAACAGAAATGAGTCTTGTGGTGGTCACTTTAGAGTGGAATCACAAACTGAAGAAGGAGAAGCAAAACGTAATGATGATGAATATGCATATGTTGCAGCTTGGCAATACAATGGTGATAACCAACCAGAGATCTTGCACAAGGAATCATTGGTATTCGAAAACGTTAAGTTAACACAAAGAAGTTATAAATAA
- a CDS encoding succinate dehydrogenase/fumarate reductase iron-sulfur subunit: MSAHMNLTLKVWRQKNSNDKGQFVTIQAKDIADDMSFLEMLDVVNEDLTRQGEDPIYFDHDCREGICGMCSLVINGRPHGPKYGITTCQLHMRSFHDGQTIVIEPWRAAAFPVLKDLAVDRTSFDRIQQAGGYININTGGPQDANNILIPKRIADEAFESATCIGCGACVAACKNASAMLFVSAKISQFALLPQGQTERYERAQAMVDQMDAEGFGNCTNTGACEAECPKGIKLTNIARMNREYFTAKFFRQEDVHQH; this comes from the coding sequence ATGAGTGCACATATGAATTTAACGCTAAAAGTTTGGCGTCAGAAAAACTCAAATGACAAAGGACAATTCGTGACTATCCAAGCTAAGGACATCGCTGATGATATGTCTTTCCTAGAAATGCTGGATGTGGTAAACGAAGACCTAACTCGTCAAGGGGAAGATCCTATCTATTTCGACCATGACTGTCGTGAAGGTATCTGTGGAATGTGCTCCTTAGTTATCAACGGACGTCCTCATGGGCCAAAATACGGTATTACAACTTGTCAGCTGCATATGCGTTCTTTCCACGATGGCCAAACTATCGTGATTGAACCATGGAGAGCTGCTGCATTCCCTGTATTGAAAGATTTAGCTGTTGATAGAACATCATTTGACAGAATCCAACAAGCAGGTGGTTATATCAACATCAACACTGGTGGACCGCAGGATGCCAACAATATCTTGATCCCTAAGCGTATCGCTGATGAGGCTTTCGAATCGGCAACCTGTATCGGATGTGGAGCGTGTGTTGCTGCATGTAAAAATGCTTCAGCTATGCTATTCGTATCGGCTAAGATTTCACAATTCGCATTATTGCCGCAAGGTCAGACTGAACGCTATGAACGTGCTCAGGCAATGGTTGACCAAATGGACGCAGAAGGTTTCGGTAACTGTACAAATACTGGAGCTTGTGAAGCGGAATGTCCAAAAGGCATTAAATTAACAAACATCGCAAGAATGAACCGTGAGTATTTTACGGCGAAATTCTTCCGTCAAGAAGACGTTCACCAACACTAA
- a CDS encoding ATP-binding protein, translating into MGNKIRILLLILTVSFLATAIMINKMVTKEDMLELDTRTLSNNIHQYEDIVDELWADSNLMKAFVNVEVYPTQVLDVAKKYGDKYKIFFYIYKDHKPIFWSNNIYVPLTDGGIQSDVVFIQEDNRSFILKRKTLTSNTSVLALIPVKTNFSITNEYLVNHFFNELIATNNLTIADYTDTENIKNIYSKTGAYLFSVKLNQGKHDNIFMDIQFMCWVFASICFLILVNNICLMIAKNGRPWFSLAFFTFTLILTRYVDLNTNWLASSSSIGLFDPKYYAYSPLLPNLWGFFMTTLLVGWLVFYFRVIQPYLRIPLKKLTGNLATITALLSILGIYLISNLLFFHLSTLITNSTAVTLDLTNLLSFNSYSWLNILIMCINMVILLYFIDTVVNILKSILPNTTSFLNIQLIALVTAIILNAIFVGDNTFFNIFLAGIIMLRAYSKLKVNLAMSTFILTLVFLAFMTTSVYTRSLESKVEREMKVTVNQLEAEDDLNATALFVDLERKITADEGLRQSFAISLPNTQIDIINEYIKNTYFSGYLSKFEFNGYYYYNDQALGNYENNKIDEYREKVINKSTKVQQTEHFYRVRSDLGTHEYFLQFDIPVDTTEDRVVQVFINLKNRAYGTTMPYPEILSDSKVEFIRNYQSNATSFALYRDGALVTQNGSFTYPNKDDAFGGKVQQYITRDDYNGYFNLVYKPDPNTTLVVSTPQLSLWQSVAVFSFLFLCLYIYFLIFDGIKYFFSTITQKSFNFRSIKYHFKLLINRIQYSTRIQTMIIGVVIFAIVISGFISFISISGQLEKSKVQQRLGYIMDVVKKIENKIQSSDNLSEAEIQDFVKNFSETSVTDINLYNKNGKLIFTSQPKIYDMGLVSRFINPIAFNNLNVLKKTDSFIKENVVTFEYNSSYATIKNNEYNNILFLNIPYFTSVEEENESQNLLLNTLLNIYTIIILGLGFLTVMVANSITKPLSLIGKKLSQTIFSNKPNEPLYWERDDEIGALVKEYNFMIVKLEENAKQLMNAEREYAWREMAKQIAHEIKNPLTPMKLGIQQLTRSYTEDDPRFEERFFRISNSFIEQINSLSKIATEFSNFAKLPDTNLAKINLIEKINKSANVYHNNHNTYIKIINNTDDENVYVLGDRDQLLRTFNNLIKNSIEASIGRKKHLISILIEHLDQKKVKIIVKDNGMGIPADVIPKIFQPNFTTKSSGTGLGLAFVKKTVESMNGDISFVTFEGIGTTFTIILPLYEEEDK; encoded by the coding sequence ATGGGTAATAAAATAAGAATCCTCTTACTAATCCTAACTGTATCTTTCCTCGCTACCGCCATCATGATCAACAAAATGGTAACCAAGGAAGATATGTTGGAATTGGATACTAGAACTCTTTCAAATAACATTCATCAATACGAAGACATTGTAGACGAGCTGTGGGCAGATTCTAATCTCATGAAAGCCTTCGTCAATGTTGAGGTCTACCCTACCCAAGTCCTAGATGTAGCCAAGAAATACGGCGACAAATACAAGATCTTCTTTTATATCTATAAGGACCATAAACCCATATTCTGGAGCAACAATATCTATGTTCCCCTTACGGATGGCGGCATCCAATCGGATGTGGTCTTTATACAGGAAGACAATCGATCCTTTATCCTCAAACGGAAGACATTAACCTCCAATACTTCTGTCCTCGCACTAATCCCTGTAAAGACCAATTTCTCGATTACCAATGAATATCTCGTCAATCATTTCTTCAATGAGCTCATTGCCACCAACAATCTGACCATTGCAGACTATACGGATACAGAGAACATAAAAAACATCTATAGCAAGACAGGGGCCTATTTATTCTCGGTTAAGCTAAATCAAGGGAAGCATGACAATATTTTTATGGATATCCAATTTATGTGTTGGGTATTCGCTTCGATCTGTTTCCTGATCTTGGTCAATAATATCTGTCTAATGATTGCAAAGAATGGCAGACCCTGGTTTTCACTTGCCTTCTTTACCTTTACTTTGATCCTGACCCGGTATGTGGATCTAAACACAAACTGGCTGGCATCCTCATCAAGCATTGGACTATTTGACCCTAAATATTACGCTTACAGTCCACTCCTTCCTAATCTCTGGGGTTTCTTTATGACCACCCTATTGGTAGGCTGGCTGGTTTTTTATTTCAGGGTTATCCAACCTTACCTTAGGATCCCATTGAAGAAACTGACTGGAAACCTAGCGACCATTACTGCCTTGCTTTCAATTTTGGGGATCTACCTGATCAGCAACTTACTGTTTTTCCATCTTTCTACCCTGATTACGAACAGTACCGCGGTAACATTGGACCTGACCAATTTACTTTCCTTTAACTCCTACAGCTGGTTGAACATCTTGATCATGTGTATCAACATGGTTATCCTGCTCTATTTCATAGATACGGTTGTCAATATCTTAAAGTCAATCCTACCGAATACAACATCCTTTCTGAACATTCAATTGATTGCTTTGGTTACAGCGATCATCTTGAATGCCATTTTTGTTGGCGACAATACCTTCTTTAACATCTTCTTGGCGGGCATCATCATGCTAAGGGCCTATAGTAAACTGAAGGTAAACCTGGCCATGTCCACTTTTATCCTTACCCTGGTTTTTCTAGCGTTCATGACCACCTCCGTCTACACCAGAAGCTTGGAGTCAAAGGTAGAAAGGGAAATGAAGGTGACGGTAAATCAGTTGGAAGCAGAGGACGACCTAAATGCCACCGCCTTGTTTGTGGATCTGGAAAGGAAGATAACAGCTGACGAAGGATTGCGACAATCTTTCGCCATCAGCTTGCCAAACACGCAGATTGACATTATCAATGAATATATCAAGAACACCTATTTCAGTGGTTACCTTTCGAAATTTGAGTTCAACGGTTATTATTATTACAATGACCAGGCCTTAGGCAACTATGAGAACAATAAAATCGATGAATACAGGGAGAAGGTAATCAATAAGTCCACCAAGGTTCAACAGACAGAACATTTCTACCGTGTCCGTAGTGACTTGGGAACCCATGAATATTTCCTGCAATTTGATATACCAGTCGATACGACCGAAGACCGTGTGGTCCAAGTATTCATCAACCTCAAGAACAGGGCCTATGGCACGACCATGCCTTATCCAGAGATCCTTTCGGATAGCAAGGTGGAATTTATCAGGAACTACCAGAGCAATGCAACCTCCTTTGCACTATATCGTGATGGAGCATTGGTCACCCAAAATGGTTCATTCACCTACCCCAACAAGGATGATGCCTTTGGCGGGAAGGTACAGCAATACATAACAAGGGATGACTATAATGGCTACTTTAACCTGGTCTATAAACCGGATCCTAATACCACCCTTGTGGTCAGCACTCCGCAGCTAAGCTTATGGCAGTCTGTCGCGGTGTTCTCCTTCCTATTCCTATGCCTGTACATCTATTTCCTGATATTCGATGGTATCAAATATTTCTTTAGTACCATTACACAGAAATCATTCAATTTCCGAAGTATCAAATACCACTTCAAATTATTGATAAACCGTATCCAGTATAGTACGCGTATTCAGACCATGATCATTGGTGTCGTGATCTTTGCGATCGTAATCTCTGGATTTATTTCCTTTATCAGTATTTCGGGTCAATTGGAAAAATCGAAGGTGCAGCAACGTCTAGGGTATATCATGGATGTAGTAAAAAAGATTGAGAACAAGATCCAATCTTCCGATAACCTATCCGAGGCTGAAATACAGGACTTTGTAAAGAATTTCTCCGAAACCTCGGTCACTGACATCAACCTCTATAACAAAAACGGAAAGTTGATCTTTACCTCCCAACCCAAGATCTATGATATGGGATTGGTTTCAAGGTTTATTAATCCGATCGCGTTCAATAACCTGAACGTTCTCAAAAAAACGGATTCCTTTATCAAGGAGAATGTTGTGACCTTTGAATACAATTCAAGTTATGCAACTATTAAAAACAATGAATACAACAATATCCTCTTCTTAAATATTCCATACTTTACATCCGTAGAGGAAGAAAATGAAAGCCAAAACTTATTGTTGAATACCCTCTTGAATATCTATACCATCATTATCCTAGGGTTAGGTTTCTTAACGGTCATGGTTGCCAACTCCATTACCAAACCATTGAGCTTGATCGGTAAAAAGCTTTCCCAAACGATCTTCAGCAATAAACCAAACGAACCATTGTACTGGGAGCGTGATGATGAAATCGGCGCCTTGGTCAAGGAATACAATTTTATGATCGTGAAGCTGGAGGAAAATGCCAAACAGTTGATGAATGCTGAACGGGAATATGCTTGGCGCGAGATGGCTAAACAGATTGCACATGAAATCAAGAATCCATTGACTCCAATGAAATTGGGGATCCAACAATTGACACGTAGTTATACGGAGGATGACCCGAGGTTTGAAGAACGGTTCTTTAGGATTTCAAATTCCTTTATTGAACAGATCAACAGCTTGAGCAAGATTGCTACTGAGTTTTCAAATTTTGCCAAGTTACCAGATACCAATTTAGCAAAGATAAACCTGATCGAAAAGATCAATAAATCTGCGAACGTCTACCATAACAACCATAATACGTACATTAAGATTATCAATAACACAGATGATGAGAATGTTTATGTTTTGGGAGATAGGGATCAACTGCTGAGGACCTTCAATAACTTGATCAAAAACTCCATTGAAGCATCGATTGGAAGAAAAAAACATCTGATCAGCATCTTGATCGAGCATTTGGACCAAAAGAAAGTCAAGATTATCGTGAAAGATAATGGGATGGGCATTCCGGCCGATGTGATTCCAAAGATATTCCAACCAAACTTTACAACGAAAAGCTCCGGGACAGGACTTGGATTGGCCTTTGTTAAGAAAACCGTCGAGTCCATGAATGGAGACATCTCCTTTGTGACTTTTGAAGGCATAGGAACGACTTTCACTATTATCCTACCTCTTTATGAGGAAGAAGATAAATAA